In Dysidea avara chromosome 3, odDysAvar1.4, whole genome shotgun sequence, a single window of DNA contains:
- the LOC136249999 gene encoding L-threonine ammonia-lyase-like, with translation MADGLIPGVRLYAKLEGMQNVGSFKIRGVANMVDKAPAEVLSGNRTLISMSAGNFGRAMAYICQQKNLKGKILMPSTVPKSRIEIIKGCGCDVELQPSANLQPAVDNYVKEQNMVYLHPFDDLNLIAGYGSMGMEILEDCPSPDFVVVCCGGGGLVSGVSAAIKQSGLSPATKVIAVEPVTANTMYLSLKEGHAVHNGAAKSIAAGLAPPFVGENTYAHVKKYVDDVVLVTDEEIKESVSILYKCGLVVEPSGTAAFTAVRCGKIAGVKGKTVVVVLTGSNVSPEELTQLVNYTS, from the coding sequence ATGGCGGATGGTCTCATCCCAGGGGTGCGTCTGTATGCTAAGTTGGAGGGCATGCAGAACGTGGGCTCATTCAAGATCAGAGGAGTCGCGAACATGGTAGATAAAGCACCGGCTGAAGTATTATCCGGTAACAGAACACTCATCTCCATGTCTGCAGGAAATTTTGGTCGCGCAATGGCTTACATTTGTCAGCAGAAAAACCTGAAAGGTAAAATACTGATGCCCTCCACAGTACCGAAGTCCCGTATAGAGATCATCAAAGGATGTGGCTGTGACGTAGAATTACAACCTTCAGCTAACCTGCAGCCAGCAGTGGACAACTACGTGAAGGAGCAAAACATGGTCTACCTCCACCCCTTCGATGACCTGAACCTCATTGCTGGCTATGGCAGTATGGGAATGGAAATCTTGGAGGATTGCCCATCTCCAGATTTTGTGGTGGTATGTTGTGGAGGCGGTGGGCTCGTGTCTGGTGTTTCAGCAGCAATCAAACAAAGTGGACTATCCCCAGCCACAAAGGTGATAGCAGTGGAACCAGTCACAGCCAACACAATGTACCTCAGTTTGAAAGAAGGACATGCAGTACACAATGGTGCAGCTAAGAGCATTGCTGCTGGCCTAGCTCCACCTTTTGTAGGAGAGAACACTTACGCTCATGTCAAAAAGTATGTCGACGACGTTGTCTTGGTCACAGACGAAGAGATCAAGGAATCAGTGAGTATCCTGTACAAGTGTGGACTTGTGGTGGAGCCATCTGGGACAGCAGCCTTCACAGCTGTGAGGTGTGGCAAGATTGCTGGAGTGAAAGGGAAGACAGTTGTTGTAGTTCTCACAGGGAGCAACGTGTCACCAGAGGAACTTACCCAACTTGTAAACTACACTAGCTAA